Proteins co-encoded in one Flavivirga eckloniae genomic window:
- a CDS encoding serine hydrolase domain-containing protein, with product MKKITIITFMVLSIMNASSQILNENLASIVEKYSSDSLLNGSILIAKKDKILFQGSFGLKNFERKEMNSLSTLIPIASLTKQFTSVAILKLHEDKKLTIDDKIGDYIDVPESMEDISIRNLMNHTSGIPDYWQNDIYNQKDSIYKFLNQKDTLKFAPNSKHQYCNTGYFLLGEMIESVSGKSYGNFLNKNLFKPIGMKNTFVNKGTNIDRAIGYDENWNRNDYLMTTADGGLISTIEDLYLWDKALFKHKLINVESQELMFMPTKLNNGKIVNYGFGWDINENNSKITSHTGSLASFGAYNQIDSETGYFLILLSNQIRPELMDLINEINKELYETE from the coding sequence ATGAAAAAAATAACAATAATTACATTCATGGTTTTAAGCATCATGAATGCTTCTAGTCAAATATTAAATGAAAATTTAGCATCGATAGTTGAAAAATATTCGTCCGACAGTTTATTAAATGGTTCAATCTTGATTGCCAAGAAAGATAAAATATTATTTCAAGGTTCTTTTGGCTTAAAAAATTTTGAAAGAAAAGAAATGAATAGTCTATCCACTTTAATTCCAATTGCTTCATTAACCAAACAGTTTACATCAGTAGCTATATTGAAACTACATGAAGACAAAAAATTGACCATAGATGATAAAATTGGAGACTATATTGATGTTCCTGAATCAATGGAAGATATTTCAATCAGGAATCTAATGAATCATACGTCTGGGATACCTGATTACTGGCAGAATGATATCTATAATCAAAAAGATTCAATTTATAAATTCTTAAATCAAAAGGACACGTTAAAATTTGCTCCTAATTCGAAACATCAATACTGCAATACTGGATATTTCCTTCTTGGAGAGATGATTGAAAGTGTTTCCGGAAAAAGTTATGGTAATTTCCTAAATAAAAACTTATTTAAACCAATTGGAATGAAAAACACCTTTGTAAATAAAGGAACAAACATTGACAGGGCGATTGGATACGATGAAAACTGGAACCGAAATGATTATTTAATGACTACAGCAGATGGTGGATTAATCTCAACAATAGAAGATTTATACTTATGGGATAAAGCACTATTTAAGCATAAATTGATAAATGTTGAGAGCCAAGAGCTAATGTTCATGCCAACAAAATTAAATAACGGAAAAATTGTGAACTATGGTTTTGGCTGGGATATTAACGAGAATAATAGTAAAATAACATCTCATACGGGTTCGTTGGCTTCATTTGGAGCATATAACCAAATTGATTCAGAAACTGGTTATTTTTTGATACTTTTATCAAATCAAATTAGACCTGAATTGATGGACTTGATAAATGAAATTAATAAAGAACTATATGAAACAGAATAA
- a CDS encoding MotA/TolQ/ExbB proton channel family protein gives MEDLFFMGGPIFMSILTILLIILCAWIIYHLFVFFKIKQLNKDKCLRLIKYGKSIGLFALIIGIFAQLIGFYQAFSAIEKASDISPAMVYAGIKTSMVSTLYGILIYLFSIMLWFVASIIIERKS, from the coding sequence ATGGAAGATTTATTTTTTATGGGTGGGCCCATATTTATGAGTATTCTAACAATCTTGCTAATTATTTTATGTGCATGGATAATTTATCATCTTTTTGTTTTTTTCAAAATTAAACAATTAAATAAAGACAAATGCCTGCGATTGATTAAATATGGAAAATCAATCGGATTGTTTGCATTGATTATTGGAATATTTGCACAATTAATTGGTTTTTACCAAGCATTTTCAGCCATTGAAAAAGCCAGTGATATTTCTCCTGCAATGGTTTATGCAGGAATTAAAACATCCATGGTTTCAACTCTATATGGAATTCTTATTTACTTGTTCTCAATTATGTTATGGTTTGTCGCAAGTATAATTATTGAGCGAAAATCATAA